AAGGAGCTTCAGTACACTGCTGTCTCCCAGGCATCAATCTTATCGGTCAGTACCACTGACTAAATGTACAAGACTGATGGACTTTAATCACCCCTATGAAGATCATTCAACTGGAAGAGTTGGACTGAATGCTCTGTGCTTCACATGCAAGATACTTCAAAACGTGCAATAGTAAATGTATGTCAgatcttgtctatattgaatgtAAATGAATGTAGGCTAACTAGCTAGGTGTACCTTTAAAAAAACAAGCTGATGTAATATACTTTGCTAATGCATCTGAAACGTGTAACTGAAGCTGTTTGTATAGCTATCAATAAcaatgtctccctcctctctttgaAGTGAAAAATGACTGGGAGAAGCCAGCACTATGGTTTCCAGTCAGCCACGACCATGCAGCCTGCCAATGGAGGACATGTCTACCTATTTGGGAACAGCGCTGAGAACGATCTCGCTGAGGATGGAGAGAGCTACGAGCTGCGCACCCGAGGCCGGGACCGGAGGAGCACCTCCAGGGAGAGGTCAGACGACATTGTCCACCTGGTCCGAGACATTAAAGAAGGGGACACCCTGAATAGCTTCTCCCTGCAGTACCACTGCTCAGTAAGTCAACCTTAatccctgtcttactctctaaTGACAAGCCCTTTCAGACAGACCGGACATGTAGCTTTGACTTCTCACTACTTTTTTTGCAACACATAAAACACAGTCAACTCCTTTTATGTATCTGTGTATCATAGGTAACAGACATCAAGAGGGCCAACAATCTGTTGACAGAGCAGGACTTCTTTGCGCTGAGATCCATCAAGATCCCTGTGAAACGGTTCAGCGTGCTGACAGAGACCCACAACACTGCTCCTCTCAAATCTGCCTCCCCAACAGGCCACCGACGCATCCACCAGCCCCCAGTCTCCATAGAGACTTGCAcagactcctcctcctccacagacaGTGTGGGCAACTTCCTGCAGGAGAAGGACAAGGATATTGAGCTGCTGGTCAAGTCCACTGGCACCTC
This window of the Salvelinus fontinalis isolate EN_2023a chromosome 28, ASM2944872v1, whole genome shotgun sequence genome carries:
- the LOC129825968 gene encoding lysM and putative peptidoglycan-binding domain-containing protein 3-like, which produces MTGRSQHYGFQSATTMQPANGGHVYLFGNSAENDLAEDGESYELRTRGRDRRSTSRERSDDIVHLVRDIKEGDTLNSFSLQYHCSVTDIKRANNLLTEQDFFALRSIKIPVKRFSVLTETHNTAPLKSASPTGHRRIHQPPVSIETCTDSSSSTDSVGNFLQEKDKDIELLVKSTGTSRNSLNEVVSSLALQQPLLGEPDFKPVLRKDPYHGADWGMRWWMAVAIMVVVGIVTPVFYLLYYEVLMKVDVSHHTTTPSANPNGIQNAQMSEPVAINGGPNSRPHAGNVPKPDSHGHNDVDDHLGPKKEKT